A window of the Natrinema salifodinae genome harbors these coding sequences:
- a CDS encoding MBL fold metallo-hydrolase, with protein MTTDPACGTVPDDRARSRIHRLEFDVSWPPKHAAAYLIEGPEPILVDAGAPADAGRTELREGLAAVGYEPADIAHVIITHVHSDHVGQLPTLREAGATVHVSSAALPRLERDPDAVEPEVRKTAKSAGYRGDDLEAVVAAELDSLARDRRLVDPESVRPIDPAAPFTVGGREFRAVETPGHEIDHLCFETTIEGTTVLFAGDALIEPFRAGAFQVGFEPGAYRAVDEYYRAMDRLAETTATYVCPGHGPEFEDPRGVVETTRDRLDALLAETWTALEAIEPATPLQIAEQRVGEVRYHAPVLDTLGALGTLENRGMVAIETETGSGVRYYETT; from the coding sequence ACGTCTCCTGGCCGCCGAAACACGCCGCCGCCTACCTCATCGAAGGGCCGGAGCCGATCCTGGTCGACGCGGGCGCGCCGGCCGACGCGGGCCGGACGGAACTCCGCGAGGGACTCGCGGCGGTCGGCTACGAGCCGGCCGATATCGCTCACGTGATCATCACGCACGTCCACAGCGACCACGTCGGCCAACTGCCGACTCTCCGGGAGGCCGGTGCGACGGTCCACGTTTCGAGCGCGGCGCTGCCGCGCCTCGAACGCGATCCCGACGCGGTCGAACCCGAAGTCAGGAAGACGGCGAAGTCGGCGGGCTACCGCGGCGACGATCTCGAGGCGGTCGTCGCCGCCGAACTCGACTCACTGGCGCGAGACCGTCGCCTGGTCGATCCCGAGAGCGTCCGGCCCATCGATCCCGCAGCGCCGTTCACCGTCGGCGGTCGGGAGTTCCGAGCCGTCGAGACGCCCGGCCACGAGATCGATCACCTGTGTTTCGAGACGACGATCGAGGGGACGACGGTGCTCTTCGCGGGCGACGCGCTCATCGAGCCGTTTCGGGCCGGGGCCTTCCAGGTCGGATTCGAGCCCGGCGCCTACCGGGCCGTCGACGAGTACTATCGAGCTATGGACCGCCTGGCGGAAACGACAGCGACGTACGTCTGTCCCGGACACGGCCCCGAATTCGAAGATCCCCGCGGGGTCGTGGAGACGACGCGGGACCGTCTGGACGCGCTGCTCGCGGAGACGTGGACGGCGCTGGAAGCGATCGAACCCGCGACGCCCCTCCAAATCGCCGAACAGCGGGTCGGGGAGGTCCGGTATCACGCGCCGGTGCTCGACACGCTGGGTGCGCTCGGGACGCTCGAAAACCGGGGGATGGTCGCCATCGAGACCGAGACTGGGTCCGGAGTCCGATACTACGAAACGACGTGA
- a CDS encoding class I adenylate-forming enzyme family protein, with protein MDLEAIDPSARTGNVAKLFDQAAAEHGDARAMEHYGTGWTHAEVRDWTAAVAGGLHDLGLEPGDRMLLFLPNCPQFLIASIGAFKAGVVISPVNPQYKRREVAYQLEDTDASAVVTHPALREVVDQACEDADMDPAVITVGSEDRDRDELAFEDLRGAPTLVDRADDDVALLPYTSGTTGDPKGVRLTHRNTRAQLLWALTASNVDVEPEEIRSLIWLPLYHITGFTHTALQPLVGGGRLYFRSALEWDAGECLRLVEEEEITHFVGVTTMYADMVDADDFGEYDLTSLESATEGGAKLSRAVQERFEETAGVDISEGYGLTETHGATHTQSGSTFGLRHGTIGQPLRMTDCKIVDDSGEEVPPGETGELLVRGPQVMAGYHGMPDATDAVFTENGYFRTGDIARRDERNYYEIVDRKKHVIVSAGYNVYPSELEELLRDHEAVADAAVVGIPDERRNEVPKAYAVPAADVEPGSDVTTTELTEFCLAEVAEYKHPREIEFVDELPRTTSGKVQKYKLEGDDA; from the coding sequence ATGGACTTGGAAGCGATCGATCCGTCCGCACGGACCGGGAACGTCGCGAAACTGTTCGACCAGGCGGCAGCTGAGCACGGGGACGCCCGAGCGATGGAGCACTACGGAACCGGCTGGACCCACGCGGAGGTACGCGACTGGACGGCGGCCGTCGCCGGTGGTCTCCACGATCTCGGGCTCGAACCGGGCGATCGCATGCTGCTCTTTCTGCCGAACTGTCCGCAGTTCCTGATCGCCTCGATCGGCGCGTTCAAGGCCGGCGTCGTGATCTCGCCGGTGAATCCCCAGTACAAGCGCCGCGAGGTGGCCTACCAGCTCGAAGACACGGACGCGAGCGCGGTCGTCACCCACCCGGCGCTCCGCGAGGTCGTCGACCAGGCGTGCGAAGACGCCGACATGGATCCCGCGGTGATCACCGTCGGAAGCGAGGACCGGGATCGGGACGAGTTGGCGTTCGAGGACCTGCGGGGCGCGCCGACGCTGGTCGACCGCGCGGACGACGACGTGGCGCTATTGCCCTACACCTCGGGGACGACCGGCGATCCGAAGGGGGTCCGGCTCACCCACCGCAATACGCGGGCGCAACTGCTGTGGGCGCTGACCGCGTCGAACGTCGACGTCGAACCCGAGGAGATCCGCAGCCTCATCTGGCTCCCGCTGTACCACATCACCGGCTTCACTCACACCGCTCTCCAGCCGCTGGTCGGCGGCGGCCGACTCTACTTCCGCAGCGCGCTCGAGTGGGACGCCGGGGAGTGTCTGCGACTCGTCGAGGAGGAGGAAATCACCCACTTCGTCGGCGTGACGACGATGTACGCGGACATGGTCGACGCCGACGACTTCGGCGAGTACGACCTCACCAGCCTCGAGTCGGCCACCGAGGGCGGCGCGAAGCTCTCACGGGCCGTCCAAGAGCGGTTCGAGGAGACCGCCGGCGTCGACATCTCGGAGGGGTACGGCCTCACCGAAACCCACGGCGCGACCCACACCCAGAGCGGCTCCACCTTCGGGCTGCGACACGGCACGATCGGCCAGCCGCTCCGGATGACCGACTGCAAGATCGTCGACGACTCCGGCGAGGAGGTCCCGCCTGGCGAGACGGGCGAACTGCTCGTCCGGGGTCCCCAGGTGATGGCGGGCTACCACGGGATGCCGGACGCCACCGACGCGGTGTTCACCGAAAACGGCTACTTCCGGACCGGTGATATCGCCCGTCGTGACGAGCGCAACTACTACGAGATCGTCGATCGGAAGAAACACGTCATCGTGAGCGCCGGGTACAACGTCTATCCCAGCGAACTCGAGGAACTGCTGCGCGACCACGAGGCCGTCGCGGACGCCGCCGTCGTCGGGATTCCGGACGAGCGGCGCAACGAGGTGCCGAAAGCCTACGCGGTTCCGGCCGCGGACGTCGAACCCGGGAGCGACGTTACGACGACGGAGCTCACGGAGTTCTGCCTGGCCGAGGTCGCCGAGTACAAACACCCCCGGGAGATCGAGTTCGTCGACGAACTCCCGCGGACGACCTCGGGGAAGGTCCAGAAGTACAAACTCGAAGGAGACGACGCGTGA
- a CDS encoding tRNA (cytidine(56)-2'-O)-methyltransferase, whose translation MHDEPEVAVLRLGHRPGRDDRMTTHVGLTARALGADRVLFPDNAAQSLETVSDITDRFGGPFEAELTDSPHAVIRNWEGRVVHLTMYGERVQDVEGEIRAARSTDGDGDEDGEPLLLVVGSEKVSFDVYEEADWNVGVTNQPHSEVAGLAVFLDRLFEGRELEREWDDADRTVIPMETGKRVESAESADAADADADADSDAK comes from the coding sequence ATGCACGACGAACCCGAGGTCGCCGTTCTCCGGCTCGGCCACCGACCCGGGCGGGACGACCGGATGACGACCCACGTCGGCCTGACGGCGCGGGCTCTGGGTGCCGACCGCGTCCTCTTTCCCGACAACGCCGCTCAGTCCCTCGAGACCGTTTCGGACATCACCGACCGATTCGGCGGCCCCTTCGAAGCCGAACTCACCGACTCCCCCCACGCGGTCATCCGGAACTGGGAGGGGCGAGTCGTCCACTTGACCATGTACGGCGAACGCGTTCAGGACGTAGAAGGCGAGATCCGAGCCGCCCGCTCGACGGACGGAGATGGGGACGAAGATGGTGAGCCGCTCCTGCTCGTCGTCGGCTCCGAGAAGGTCTCCTTCGACGTCTACGAGGAAGCCGACTGGAACGTCGGCGTCACCAACCAGCCCCACTCCGAGGTCGCCGGGCTCGCGGTCTTTCTGGATCGACTCTTCGAGGGCCGCGAACTCGAGCGGGAGTGGGACGACGCCGATCGGACGGTGATCCCCATGGAGACCGGCAAGCGCGTCGAATCGGCCGAGTCAGCCGACGCGGCCGACGCGGACGCCGATGCCGATTCGGACGCGAAGTAA
- a CDS encoding cupin domain-containing protein encodes MEKVNETAVDWREYDRGETAFRRKELSNAVGAADLGCSLYELPPGMRSWPYHYHTANEEALYVLAGDGQLRTEDGPEPLTAGDYVSLPADASGGHRVVNDGEDPLRYLAISTMNDPDVTIYPEMGTFGVFVGAPPGGRDERSFHGYYRIDDETGYWNE; translated from the coding sequence ATGGAGAAAGTCAACGAAACCGCCGTCGACTGGCGGGAGTACGATCGCGGGGAAACGGCGTTCCGCCGCAAGGAACTCTCGAACGCCGTCGGCGCCGCCGACCTGGGCTGTAGCCTCTACGAACTGCCGCCAGGCATGCGATCGTGGCCCTATCACTACCACACCGCCAACGAGGAGGCGCTGTACGTGCTGGCCGGCGACGGCCAACTCCGGACCGAGGACGGCCCCGAGCCGCTGACGGCAGGCGACTACGTCTCCCTGCCGGCCGACGCCAGCGGCGGCCACCGGGTCGTCAACGACGGCGAGGACCCGCTCCGGTACCTCGCGATCTCGACGATGAACGACCCAGACGTCACGATCTACCCGGAGATGGGCACGTTCGGCGTCTTCGTCGGCGCGCCGCCAGGCGGGCGCGACGAGCGATCGTTCCACGGCTACTACCGAATCGACGACGAGACCGGTTACTGGAACGAGTGA
- a CDS encoding universal stress protein: MYERILVPTDGSETAELAVEHAIDLAEQYGADVHTLYVVDTDSMSLSLGAEQVDRIEQGHYDEMDEVRDRADRATSYVADRAAERGLEVVEYVSAGKPHSQIATYVEDNGIDLVVMGSHGRSGVKRALLGSVTERTLRSTHVPVLVVEADESD, from the coding sequence ATGTACGAACGAATACTCGTTCCCACGGACGGTAGCGAAACAGCCGAGCTAGCAGTCGAACACGCGATCGATCTCGCCGAGCAATACGGGGCCGACGTCCACACCCTGTACGTGGTCGATACCGACTCGATGAGCCTCAGCCTCGGTGCCGAACAGGTCGACCGTATCGAACAGGGCCACTACGACGAGATGGACGAGGTGCGGGACCGTGCCGATCGCGCGACCAGCTACGTGGCCGATCGCGCGGCCGAACGGGGACTCGAGGTGGTCGAATACGTCTCGGCCGGGAAACCCCACTCCCAGATCGCCACCTACGTCGAGGACAACGGGATCGATCTCGTCGTCATGGGATCCCACGGCCGCTCGGGCGTCAAACGGGCGCTGCTCGGCAGCGTCACCGAACGGACGCTCCGGTCGACCCACGTGCCGGTCCTCGTCGTCGAGGCGGACGAGTCCGACTAA
- a CDS encoding VC_2705 family sodium/solute symporter → MLPESGIVLQSELLPRGLDVSFKVVPAILVLAMLTVFLAIGYVFRVADTEDMWVAGRSIGNIENGMAIGANWMSAASYLGMAALIALSGFYGLAFVVGWTTGYFILLIFMAAQMRRFGKYTAPDFVGDRFNSDAARAIAAITTFLIGFVYAIGQARGMGLVGLYIFGNLGIPGLSGYQAMVMVMMAITVGYLTLSGMLGATKNMAVQYIILIVAFLAGMYVVGFTQGYSTLLPQLEYGTLLSELGNEFTEPFATAGPYLWIATCFSLVVGTCGLPHVLVRFYTVENERTARWSTVWGLFFICLLYLGAPAYTAFGTRLYDTNIGATYGDPGMSEATADVLVVLAAQLANLPQWFVGLVAAGGIAAAIATTAGLFIAGSSAISHDIYTNLINPAATQRQQVLVGRLSIVALGVLTTLAALDPAAPIAALVSYAFSLAGAVLFPMFFLGLWWENTNREGALAGMLTGLTIWTIPMINEVLPTYVSSIEGTLSPALAQWVPAIGSALVAVPIVFAVTIVVSVATDEPPVETKRVVRQCHSPEPMGQQQTAEDVVTDGGETPADD, encoded by the coding sequence ATGCTGCCGGAGTCGGGGATCGTTCTCCAGTCCGAGCTCCTGCCACGGGGGCTCGACGTGTCGTTCAAGGTCGTCCCGGCCATCCTCGTGTTAGCGATGCTCACCGTGTTCCTCGCGATCGGATACGTGTTCCGCGTGGCCGACACCGAGGACATGTGGGTCGCCGGCCGGTCGATCGGGAACATCGAGAACGGGATGGCGATCGGCGCCAACTGGATGTCGGCCGCGTCCTATCTCGGGATGGCGGCGCTGATCGCGCTGTCGGGGTTTTACGGCCTGGCCTTCGTCGTCGGCTGGACGACGGGGTACTTCATCCTGCTCATCTTCATGGCCGCGCAGATGCGCCGGTTCGGGAAGTACACCGCCCCGGACTTCGTCGGCGACCGCTTCAACTCCGACGCCGCTCGCGCGATCGCGGCAATCACGACGTTCCTGATCGGATTCGTCTACGCGATCGGCCAGGCCCGAGGGATGGGCCTCGTCGGGCTGTACATCTTCGGTAACCTCGGCATCCCGGGACTGAGCGGCTACCAGGCGATGGTCATGGTCATGATGGCCATCACGGTCGGCTACCTGACGCTTTCGGGAATGCTGGGCGCGACGAAGAACATGGCCGTGCAGTACATCATCCTCATCGTCGCGTTCCTGGCCGGGATGTACGTCGTCGGCTTCACGCAGGGGTACTCGACCCTGCTCCCGCAACTCGAGTACGGGACGCTCCTCAGCGAACTCGGCAACGAGTTCACCGAGCCCTTCGCGACCGCCGGGCCGTACCTGTGGATCGCGACGTGTTTCTCGCTGGTCGTCGGGACCTGCGGGCTTCCCCACGTGCTGGTGCGGTTCTACACGGTCGAGAACGAGCGGACCGCTCGCTGGTCGACCGTGTGGGGCCTGTTCTTCATCTGCCTGCTCTACCTCGGCGCGCCGGCGTACACGGCGTTCGGGACGCGCCTCTACGATACGAACATCGGCGCGACGTACGGCGACCCCGGGATGTCCGAGGCGACCGCCGACGTGCTGGTCGTGCTGGCGGCCCAGCTCGCGAACCTACCGCAGTGGTTCGTCGGCCTGGTCGCCGCGGGCGGGATCGCCGCCGCGATCGCGACGACCGCCGGCCTGTTCATCGCCGGCTCCTCGGCGATTTCCCACGACATCTACACGAACCTCATCAATCCGGCCGCGACCCAGCGACAGCAGGTGCTCGTCGGCCGGCTAAGTATCGTCGCGCTCGGCGTGCTGACGACGCTGGCCGCGCTCGACCCGGCCGCACCGATCGCCGCGCTGGTGTCCTACGCGTTCTCGCTCGCCGGTGCGGTGCTGTTCCCGATGTTCTTCCTCGGGCTCTGGTGGGAGAACACGAACCGCGAAGGCGCGCTCGCCGGCATGCTCACCGGCCTGACGATCTGGACGATCCCGATGATCAACGAGGTGCTCCCGACGTACGTGAGTTCCATCGAGGGGACCCTTTCGCCCGCGCTGGCGCAGTGGGTGCCGGCCATCGGATCGGCACTGGTCGCCGTCCCGATCGTGTTCGCCGTCACGATCGTCGTCTCGGTCGCGACCGACGAGCCGCCGGTGGAGACGAAGCGGGTCGTTCGGCAGTGTCACAGCCCCGAACCGATGGGGCAGCAACAGACCGCGGAGGACGTCGTGACCGACGGGGGCGAGACCCCCGCGGACGACTGA
- a CDS encoding DUF4212 domain-containing protein → MPDNTSHDSSDRRAETDGGMAGQPGQAHRNTDYLNAEVNLLNPSTPFMRDHLRVVWTGFISWAIIVFGPVLLTAAAPGVMTTQIPVIGFPLHYFLVAIVAPGGALVLSAWYARKRDQLDAKYGIDHTAGAGSAGGGEDATAADGGVSE, encoded by the coding sequence ATGCCAGATAATACCAGTCACGATTCGTCCGACAGACGAGCCGAAACGGACGGGGGGATGGCCGGACAACCCGGCCAGGCCCACCGAAACACCGACTACCTCAACGCGGAGGTAAACCTCCTCAATCCGAGTACGCCGTTCATGCGCGACCACCTCCGTGTGGTCTGGACCGGGTTCATCTCCTGGGCGATCATCGTGTTCGGTCCCGTGCTCTTGACGGCTGCGGCACCGGGCGTGATGACCACCCAGATTCCGGTCATCGGATTCCCGCTCCACTACTTCCTGGTCGCCATCGTGGCGCCGGGCGGCGCACTGGTCCTCTCGGCGTGGTACGCTCGCAAACGCGACCAGCTGGACGCGAAGTACGGCATCGATCACACGGCCGGCGCGGGATCGGCCGGGGGCGGCGAGGACGCCACGGCGGCTGACGGAGGTGTCTCAGAATGA
- the acs gene encoding acetate--CoA ligase produces the protein MSQEDASLEARLEEQAEFEPPESFVDQANVTDPGIYEEFEENWPECWERAADLLSWDEEYDAVLEDGDAPFYEWFTGGKLNASYNCLDRHVAEGRADNTAIEWEGELGETRSYTYEELLDEVEAFAATLRDLGVEEDDIVTLYMPMVPELPIAMLACARIGAPHSVVFAGFSADALATRMNSADSEYLVTADGYYRRGDALDHISKTNEGLEGVEHEVSDVVVVDRLGDDLEHDLADNQHDYDELVAEHEGASVEPVSRDAEDMLFLMYTSGTTGKPKGVKHTTGGYLAYTAWTSHTVLDIEADDTYWCSADIGWITGHSYIVYGPMALGTTTVMYEGTPDYPDKDRMWEIVEQNEVDIFYTAPTAIRAFMKWGSQYPEQHDLSSLRLLGTVGEPINPRAWKWYYKHIGGEECPIVDTWWQTETGGMMITTLPGINTMKPGSAGPPLPGIDARVVDAQGEEVDAGQAGYVTVNNPWPGMLRTLYDNDERFIEEYWEEYSDADVDEWVYFPEDGAKIDDDDYITILGRVDDVINVSGHRLGTMEIESAVVGVEGVAEAAVVGGDHDVKGEAVYVYAIPEDGYEDQEEELIEKSEEAILDSIGPIARPEEIIFTPELPKTRSGKIMRRLLEDIASGNELGNTSTLRNPEIVDEIADQVSSD, from the coding sequence ATGTCACAGGAGGACGCCAGTCTCGAGGCGCGACTCGAGGAGCAAGCGGAGTTCGAGCCTCCCGAGTCGTTCGTCGACCAGGCGAACGTCACCGATCCGGGGATCTACGAGGAATTCGAGGAGAATTGGCCGGAATGTTGGGAGCGTGCGGCCGATCTCCTCTCGTGGGACGAGGAGTACGACGCCGTCTTAGAGGACGGTGACGCCCCGTTCTACGAGTGGTTCACCGGCGGGAAGCTCAACGCATCGTATAACTGTCTCGACCGCCATGTAGCGGAGGGCCGCGCGGATAACACGGCCATCGAGTGGGAGGGCGAACTCGGCGAGACGCGCAGCTACACCTACGAGGAACTCTTGGACGAAGTCGAGGCCTTCGCCGCGACGCTCCGGGACCTCGGCGTCGAGGAGGACGACATCGTCACCCTCTACATGCCGATGGTTCCGGAGCTGCCGATCGCGATGCTCGCCTGCGCCCGCATCGGCGCGCCCCACAGCGTCGTCTTCGCCGGCTTCTCGGCCGACGCTCTGGCGACCCGGATGAACTCGGCCGACAGCGAGTATCTCGTCACCGCCGACGGGTACTACCGCCGCGGCGACGCGCTCGATCACATTTCGAAGACCAACGAGGGCCTCGAAGGCGTCGAGCACGAGGTCTCCGACGTCGTGGTCGTCGACCGTCTGGGCGACGACCTCGAACACGACCTCGCGGACAACCAACACGACTACGACGAACTGGTGGCCGAGCACGAAGGCGCCTCCGTCGAACCGGTCTCGCGGGACGCCGAGGACATGCTGTTCCTGATGTACACCTCGGGGACCACCGGCAAGCCGAAGGGCGTCAAGCACACCACCGGCGGCTACCTCGCGTACACCGCCTGGACGAGCCACACCGTCCTCGACATCGAAGCCGACGACACCTACTGGTGTTCGGCCGACATCGGCTGGATCACCGGCCACTCCTACATCGTCTACGGGCCGATGGCGCTCGGGACGACGACGGTCATGTACGAGGGGACGCCGGACTACCCCGACAAGGACCGGATGTGGGAGATCGTCGAGCAGAACGAGGTCGACATCTTCTACACCGCGCCGACGGCGATCCGCGCGTTCATGAAGTGGGGCTCCCAGTACCCCGAACAGCACGACCTCTCCTCGCTGCGCCTGCTCGGGACGGTCGGGGAACCGATCAACCCGCGCGCGTGGAAGTGGTACTACAAGCACATCGGCGGCGAGGAGTGCCCCATCGTCGACACCTGGTGGCAAACCGAGACCGGCGGTATGATGATCACGACGCTGCCCGGGATCAACACCATGAAACCCGGCTCCGCCGGGCCGCCGCTGCCGGGCATCGACGCCCGGGTCGTCGACGCCCAGGGCGAGGAGGTCGACGCCGGCCAGGCGGGCTACGTCACGGTCAACAACCCGTGGCCGGGGATGCTCCGTACGCTGTACGACAACGACGAGCGGTTCATCGAGGAGTACTGGGAGGAGTACTCCGACGCCGACGTGGACGAGTGGGTCTACTTCCCCGAGGACGGCGCGAAGATCGACGACGACGACTACATCACCATCCTCGGCCGGGTCGACGACGTGATCAACGTCTCCGGCCACCGGCTGGGCACCATGGAGATCGAGTCGGCCGTCGTCGGTGTCGAGGGAGTTGCCGAGGCCGCCGTCGTCGGCGGCGACCACGACGTCAAGGGCGAGGCCGTCTACGTCTACGCCATCCCCGAGGACGGCTACGAGGATCAGGAAGAAGAACTGATTGAGAAGTCCGAAGAGGCGATCCTCGACTCCATCGGTCCGATCGCTCGGCCCGAGGAGATCATCTTCACGCCCGAACTGCCGAAGACCCGGTCGGGCAAGATTATGCGCCGCCTGCTCGAGGACATCGCGAGCGGCAACGAGCTCGGGAACACCTCGACGCTACGTAACCCCGAGATCGTCGACGAGATCGCCGACCAGGTGTCGAGCGACTAG
- a CDS encoding bacterio-opsin activator domain-containing protein codes for MSLQGSSGVVLTRREYETLLDAAETYREALVIRLCGDVGLRPAELTRLTIADVEQVRIDPPRYLVRVPGDDGRRDRTTYLPTRVERELRRYARSNDLSPEDRIFSVTPRRLQMLVSDVADRASELFDEPGLTDVSTSDLRRYFAQTALIDHDVNPRVVKTAGGWRSFEALESYLPEPTDAEIVDAFDAVERASGPGRTRSGAKSGPVVGDDSVIRLLLAASERYALLRLDADGYVERWNRSAAAMFGYRAGEIAGTHVSTFYPDEAVEDGVPERTLSTALEESGHETDGWRVHKDGSQFRATEVVSPLRDDQGRHRGFAIFVRDVTATHEKLEAAREQRDEFDRLYAVARRHRAVTDALLESTDHEEAETATCTALTDGRAYDAAWIDRETFSDRRREWRASSGIDPDAVDRLDPDEWRADGGDGTAGTDEPEPDLEFSDSGTDTDAGSGPSTEPGPDSGSRGETVVADDVTATLDGDAFEGAVARVPLAYGDTVYGMLSVATERPDAFGDDERAWLATLGRQVGYAIAAIRRRNLLLSDRVIELEVACRDARSFFVDASRRLDCRFELDSLVPIGESTQLYYVRLEGASPADVFELAEADDGIDDCRLVETGEEGWRVEFVIEASCPIVTLTEYGVTVHEAVFEGGSATITGECAADADLRTVLDGLRSAFPESELVGKREAERTVQTAREFREGIEDRLTDRQEAALRAAYFGGYYDWPRESTAEEVADAMGVSSPTLHNHLRKGQQELLRTFFDEPEG; via the coding sequence GGGATCGAACCACCTACCTGCCGACCCGCGTCGAGCGCGAACTCCGGCGGTACGCCCGCAGCAACGATCTCTCGCCCGAAGACCGGATCTTCTCGGTCACGCCGCGGCGCCTCCAGATGCTGGTCTCGGACGTCGCCGACCGAGCGAGCGAACTGTTCGACGAGCCCGGCCTGACCGACGTCTCCACGAGCGACCTCCGGCGGTATTTCGCCCAGACGGCCCTGATCGACCACGACGTCAACCCCCGCGTCGTCAAGACCGCCGGCGGCTGGCGGAGCTTCGAGGCCCTCGAGTCGTACCTGCCGGAGCCGACCGACGCCGAGATCGTCGACGCTTTCGACGCCGTCGAACGGGCCTCGGGTCCCGGCCGCACGCGGTCGGGGGCGAAGTCCGGTCCGGTGGTCGGCGACGACAGCGTCATTCGCCTGCTGTTGGCTGCGAGCGAGCGGTACGCGCTGCTCCGACTCGACGCGGACGGCTACGTCGAGCGCTGGAACCGCAGCGCGGCCGCGATGTTTGGCTACCGAGCGGGCGAGATCGCCGGCACGCACGTCTCGACGTTCTATCCAGACGAGGCGGTCGAGGACGGCGTCCCCGAACGGACACTCTCGACGGCTCTTGAGGAGTCGGGTCACGAAACCGACGGCTGGCGCGTCCACAAGGACGGCTCGCAGTTCCGCGCGACCGAGGTCGTCTCCCCGTTACGGGACGATCAGGGCCGTCATCGCGGATTTGCCATCTTCGTCCGCGACGTCACGGCCACCCACGAGAAGCTCGAGGCCGCCCGCGAGCAGCGGGACGAATTCGACCGGCTGTACGCGGTCGCACGCCGCCACCGAGCGGTGACCGACGCGCTGCTCGAGTCGACCGACCACGAGGAGGCCGAGACGGCGACCTGTACCGCTCTCACCGACGGCCGCGCCTACGACGCCGCCTGGATCGACCGGGAGACGTTCTCGGATCGCCGCCGGGAGTGGCGCGCGTCCAGCGGGATCGACCCTGACGCGGTCGACCGGCTGGATCCCGACGAGTGGCGCGCGGACGGCGGGGACGGGACAGCGGGCACGGACGAGCCGGAACCCGACCTCGAGTTCTCCGATTCGGGAACCGATACCGACGCCGGCTCCGGTCCCAGTACCGAACCCGGACCCGATTCCGGCTCGCGGGGCGAGACGGTCGTCGCGGACGACGTCACGGCGACACTCGACGGCGACGCGTTCGAGGGCGCCGTCGCACGAGTCCCCCTGGCCTACGGCGACACCGTCTACGGGATGCTCTCCGTCGCGACCGAGCGCCCGGACGCCTTCGGCGACGATGAGCGCGCCTGGCTCGCCACGCTCGGCCGCCAGGTCGGCTACGCCATCGCCGCCATCCGCCGGCGGAACCTCCTGCTGTCCGACCGCGTGATCGAACTCGAGGTCGCCTGTCGGGACGCCCGGTCGTTCTTCGTCGACGCCTCGCGGCGGCTGGACTGCCGGTTCGAACTCGACTCGCTGGTCCCGATCGGGGAGTCGACTCAGCTCTACTACGTCCGGCTCGAGGGGGCCTCGCCGGCCGACGTCTTCGAGCTAGCCGAGGCCGACGACGGGATCGACGACTGTCGCCTGGTCGAGACCGGCGAGGAGGGGTGGCGCGTCGAGTTCGTCATCGAGGCCTCCTGTCCGATCGTCACGCTGACCGAGTACGGCGTCACCGTCCACGAGGCGGTCTTCGAGGGCGGCTCGGCGACGATCACCGGCGAGTGCGCGGCCGACGCCGACCTACGGACGGTCCTCGACGGACTTCGATCGGCGTTCCCCGAGTCGGAACTGGTTGGAAAGCGCGAGGCCGAGCGGACCGTCCAGACCGCCCGCGAGTTCCGGGAGGGGATCGAGGATCGGCTGACGGACCGTCAGGAGGCCGCGCTCCGGGCGGCCTATTTCGGCGGCTACTACGACTGGCCTCGGGAGAGCACGGCCGAGGAGGTCGCCGACGCGATGGGAGTCTCCTCGCCGACGTTGCACAACCACTTGCGGAAGGGCCAACAGGAGCTGCTCCGGACGTTCTTCGACGAACCGGAGGGGTGA